One genomic segment of Nitrospirota bacterium includes these proteins:
- a CDS encoding C39 family peptidase, translated as MRYNYIKVSLVLIVFILTLPSTAKADVCAYECGNVPIMDCDRVTIGCTDFKILKGYAFYYCIYRDPGYILVLYKRPVDTSWLVLDWGYQDTSAGREFMYNRMIQVAKDTAHWWCPGVEECIKSISLPLQIVSNTANVWCPSVVPIPCTPLTAMITDMSQGGTWRREQLDEAFWKDGRIKTIGERGCALTAVAMLLGGYGVKTPEGGDVNPENLNTWLNNNKGFYKGGDIDWKAINTYTTKIRFTKFIGTYKYNFKEDKPLPTTMLNNYLDKCIPVIVLVARINERGERSGHWVLVTERQGDRYIIKDPAISGPVVTTTLSDYGNKIYAIRVYEEKK; from the coding sequence ATGAGGTATAATTATATAAAGGTTTCTCTGGTGCTGATAGTTTTTATTCTAACTTTACCGTCTACTGCAAAAGCAGATGTGTGTGCCTATGAATGTGGTAATGTGCCGATTATGGATTGTGATCGAGTAACAATTGGCTGTACAGATTTTAAGATTTTGAAGGGATATGCCTTTTATTACTGTATATATCGTGACCCTGGGTATATTTTAGTTTTATACAAGCGTCCTGTTGATACTTCTTGGCTTGTTCTGGATTGGGGATATCAGGATACATCTGCAGGGAGAGAATTTATGTATAACAGAATGATACAGGTTGCAAAGGATACTGCGCACTGGTGGTGTCCTGGGGTTGAGGAATGTATCAAATCAATTAGTTTACCATTGCAAATTGTAAGTAATACTGCTAACGTGTGGTGTCCTTCTGTTGTGCCAATTCCCTGCACCCCTTTAACAGCAATGATTACTGATATGAGTCAGGGAGGAACCTGGCGTCGCGAGCAATTGGATGAGGCTTTCTGGAAAGATGGTAGAATAAAAACCATAGGAGAGAGGGGGTGTGCCTTAACAGCAGTTGCGATGCTCCTTGGAGGATATGGGGTTAAGACACCTGAAGGAGGGGATGTAAACCCAGAGAATCTGAACACATGGTTAAATAATAATAAGGGATTTTATAAGGGTGGTGACATAGATTGGAAGGCTATAAATACATATACCACCAAGATAAGATTTACTAAGTTTATAGGAACTTATAAGTACAATTTTAAAGAGGATAAACCCTTACCTACCACAATGCTTAATAATTATCTGGATAAATGTATCCCTGTAATTGTCCTTGTGGCGCGTATAAATGAAAGAGGAGAGAGAAGTGGGCATTGGGTTCTGGTTACAGAGAGGCAAGGTGACAGGTATATAATTAAAGACCCTGCTATATCTGGTCCTGTTGTAACAACAACCCTGTCAGATTATGGGAACAAGATATATGCGATAAGGGTATACGAGGAGAAGAAATGA